The Planococcus donghaensis genome contains a region encoding:
- a CDS encoding proline--tRNA ligase, whose translation MKQTATFIPTLRETPADAEVRSHQLLLRAGFIRQNTSGIYSFLPLGKRVLQKVETVIREEMEAANSVEIFMPALQQAELWQESGRWYSYGDELMRLKDRNDREFALGATHEEVITSLLRDEIKSYKKLPLNLFQIQSKFRDEKRPRFGLLRGREFLMKDAYSFHATTESLDDTYEVMMQAYTNTFTRLGLNFRAVIADSGAIGGKDNHEFMVLSEIGEDTIAYSDTSSYAANIEMAAVNVSYPVSDETPETLEKVATPGKNTITDVAEFFGTTADKCIKTMVFKADEELVIVLARGDHEVNDVKVKHATGAKVIEMATPEEVQQLLGCDIGSLGPINLPEDIRLFADHAVENMVNGIAGANESGYHFKNVTPGKDFTVPAFHDLRFIQEGDASPDGQGTIQFAKGIEVGHIFKLGTTYSIPLKGTFLNDQGKSMPYIMGCYGIGVSRVLAAVAEQFQDENGFTWPDVVAPYEVHLVPVNVKDDTQRELGEELYALLKENRYEVLLDDRKERAGVKFADADLIGLPIRITIGKKAAEGILEVKIRRTGETFEWTRDEVLEKIQQFFKK comes from the coding sequence ATGAAACAAACAGCAACGTTTATCCCGACTTTACGCGAAACTCCAGCCGATGCAGAAGTAAGATCGCATCAGCTATTATTACGCGCAGGCTTTATCCGACAAAATACGAGCGGTATTTACTCATTCTTACCGCTTGGAAAACGTGTACTTCAAAAAGTTGAAACCGTTATTCGTGAAGAAATGGAAGCTGCAAATAGCGTTGAAATCTTTATGCCTGCACTTCAACAAGCTGAATTGTGGCAAGAGTCTGGTCGCTGGTATTCTTACGGCGATGAATTGATGCGTTTAAAGGATCGTAATGATCGTGAATTTGCATTAGGGGCAACCCATGAAGAAGTTATTACGAGCTTATTGCGTGATGAGATCAAATCTTATAAAAAATTACCGTTAAATTTGTTCCAAATTCAATCGAAGTTTAGAGATGAAAAACGTCCTCGCTTTGGTTTGTTGCGCGGCCGTGAGTTTTTAATGAAAGATGCATATTCGTTCCATGCCACAACTGAAAGTTTAGATGATACGTATGAGGTAATGATGCAAGCATATACGAATACCTTTACGCGTCTTGGATTGAATTTCCGTGCAGTTATTGCAGATTCAGGTGCAATTGGTGGAAAAGACAATCACGAATTTATGGTGTTGTCGGAAATAGGTGAAGATACAATCGCTTATTCAGATACGTCTTCATACGCTGCGAATATTGAAATGGCGGCAGTTAATGTAAGCTATCCAGTTTCAGATGAAACTCCTGAAACGTTGGAAAAAGTTGCAACGCCAGGTAAAAATACAATTACAGACGTGGCAGAGTTTTTTGGAACTACTGCTGATAAATGCATTAAAACAATGGTCTTTAAAGCGGATGAGGAATTGGTTATCGTTTTAGCAAGAGGCGATCATGAAGTAAACGATGTTAAAGTTAAACATGCTACCGGTGCTAAAGTTATCGAGATGGCAACACCAGAAGAAGTACAACAATTATTAGGTTGTGATATTGGTTCCTTAGGACCTATCAATTTGCCTGAAGATATTCGTTTGTTTGCTGATCATGCAGTTGAAAACATGGTAAATGGAATTGCGGGAGCTAATGAAAGTGGCTATCATTTTAAAAATGTTACACCCGGAAAAGATTTTACAGTTCCTGCTTTCCACGATCTTCGCTTTATCCAAGAAGGCGACGCTTCTCCAGACGGACAAGGAACGATTCAATTTGCTAAAGGCATTGAAGTAGGACATATATTTAAATTGGGCACAACTTACAGCATTCCATTAAAAGGTACATTCTTAAACGATCAAGGAAAATCAATGCCATATATTATGGGATGTTATGGAATTGGGGTATCACGTGTACTAGCTGCAGTTGCCGAACAGTTCCAAGACGAAAATGGCTTTACATGGCCAGACGTTGTTGCTCCTTATGAAGTTCATCTAGTACCGGTTAATGTTAAAGACGACACACAACGCGAACTTGGCGAAGAACTGTATGCGTTATTAAAAGAAAACCGTTATGAAGTATTACTCGATGACCGTAAAGAGCGAGCGGGAGTGAAATTTGCAGATGCCGATTTAATTGGCTTGCCAATTCGCATCACAATTGGTAAAAAAGCTGCAGAAGGAATTTTAGAAGTGAAAATACGTCGTACAGGTGAAACATTTGAATGGACACGTGACGAAGTACTTGAGAAAATACAGCAGTTTTTTAAAAAATAA
- the rseP gene encoding RIP metalloprotease RseP has product METVISFIIIFGALVFFHEFGHFLFAKRAGILVREFAIGMGPKILGITKGETLYTLRLLPIGGYVRMAGEDMDTIQLQAGHRIGILLNKEGLAKKIIMNQKHVYPEILFLEVEEADLEKELWIKGYDEEEKLVRINVARDAVVEENGREIILAPYDRQFDSKTVGKRFMTIFAGPLFNFILAFLIFTALGMMQGVPTFEPVITEVTEESPAAEAGMQNGDLVTSIEGNSIATWDELVESVQNNAGNPLAFEVERDGEPLDFTITPEVAEQSAEKVGVIGVLYQSPMEKDFLGSFAYGAERTIFWFKEIFRLLGMLVTGQFTIDALSGPVGIYKTTEEVAKYGFFTLMSWAGMLSINLGIMNLLPLPALDGGRLMFFIVEAIRGKPVDRQKEGMVHFVGIMLLMLLMLVVTWNDIQKYFF; this is encoded by the coding sequence ATGGAAACGGTTATCTCGTTTATAATAATTTTCGGTGCTTTAGTATTTTTCCATGAATTTGGTCATTTTCTTTTTGCAAAACGGGCGGGCATTTTAGTTCGTGAATTTGCAATTGGGATGGGTCCGAAAATTTTGGGCATCACCAAAGGAGAAACGCTTTACACATTACGGTTATTGCCAATTGGCGGCTATGTGCGTATGGCGGGCGAAGATATGGACACGATCCAGCTTCAGGCAGGCCATCGCATCGGTATATTATTAAACAAAGAAGGATTAGCTAAAAAAATAATCATGAACCAAAAGCATGTTTATCCTGAAATATTGTTTCTAGAAGTAGAAGAAGCAGATTTGGAAAAAGAGCTTTGGATCAAAGGTTACGACGAAGAAGAAAAGTTAGTGCGCATTAATGTGGCACGAGACGCTGTTGTTGAAGAAAATGGCAGAGAAATTATTTTAGCGCCATACGATCGACAATTTGATTCGAAAACAGTAGGCAAGCGATTTATGACGATTTTTGCAGGGCCACTTTTCAATTTCATTTTAGCGTTTCTTATTTTTACAGCACTTGGTATGATGCAAGGAGTTCCAACTTTTGAACCTGTCATTACGGAAGTAACGGAAGAAAGTCCGGCAGCTGAAGCAGGAATGCAAAATGGTGATTTGGTAACCTCAATCGAAGGAAACTCAATTGCTACATGGGACGAGTTAGTTGAATCTGTTCAAAACAATGCTGGAAATCCTTTAGCTTTTGAAGTGGAACGTGATGGCGAACCGTTAGACTTTACTATTACGCCTGAAGTTGCAGAGCAATCTGCTGAAAAAGTCGGCGTGATCGGTGTGCTCTACCAAAGTCCGATGGAAAAAGATTTTCTAGGTTCATTTGCATATGGCGCGGAACGAACCATCTTTTGGTTTAAGGAAATTTTCCGTCTACTCGGAATGCTGGTTACAGGCCAGTTTACAATTGATGCCTTATCAGGCCCTGTAGGAATCTACAAAACAACTGAAGAAGTTGCTAAATATGGATTTTTCACATTGATGAGCTGGGCTGGTATGTTAAGTATCAACCTCGGTATTATGAACTTGCTTCCATTGCCAGCACTTGATGGTGGTCGTTTAATGTTCTTTATCGTCGAAGCAATACGTGGCAAACCTGTAGATCGACAAAAAGAAGGAATGGTCCATTTTGTAGGGATTATGCTTCTCATGCTTCTTATGCTTGTAGTTACTTGGAATGATATTCAAAAGTATTTCTTTTAA
- the dxr gene encoding 1-deoxy-D-xylulose-5-phosphate reductoisomerase, whose translation MVKKIILLGATGSIGVQTADIIREHPNEFKLVGFAAGKNMDITRKLIAEFKPEIVCVQQLEDARTLAAEYPRVSFVSGAKGLIEIAVYDADVLVNAVLGSVGLEPTLEAIKLGRTIAIANKETLVTAGHLVMDSARHYGADILPVDSEHSALFQALNGEKLEQASRLILTASGGSFRDLTREQLKNVTVQDALNHPNWSMGSKITIDSATMVNKGLEVIEAHVLFDFAYADIDVVLHRESIIHSMVEFQDTSVMAQLGTPDMRVPIQYALSYPDRLPRPEAKRLNLAEIGQLNFKEMDYKRFRALQLAFDAGIAGGTMTTVLNAANEQAVALFLNEEITFLQIEEMIERAMDQHEVLANPDLETILHVDAETRKFVKKMLK comes from the coding sequence ATGGTTAAGAAAATTATATTACTGGGTGCTACAGGATCGATTGGTGTGCAAACAGCTGACATTATCCGGGAACATCCGAATGAATTCAAACTTGTTGGATTTGCTGCTGGAAAAAACATGGACATTACACGCAAATTAATTGCGGAATTTAAACCGGAAATTGTTTGTGTTCAACAACTAGAAGATGCAAGAACATTAGCAGCTGAATATCCGCGTGTGTCATTTGTGAGTGGCGCTAAAGGTTTAATCGAAATTGCTGTGTACGATGCAGATGTACTTGTTAATGCAGTGCTTGGCAGTGTAGGACTCGAGCCTACATTAGAAGCAATCAAGCTTGGCCGCACCATCGCGATTGCAAATAAAGAAACGCTCGTTACGGCGGGCCATTTAGTAATGGATAGCGCTAGACATTATGGTGCTGACATTCTACCAGTTGATAGTGAACACTCTGCGTTGTTTCAAGCGCTAAATGGCGAAAAGCTAGAGCAAGCCAGCCGGTTAATTTTAACGGCTTCTGGGGGCAGTTTCCGCGACTTAACACGCGAACAATTGAAAAACGTTACGGTACAAGATGCTTTAAATCACCCGAACTGGTCGATGGGCTCAAAAATCACCATTGATTCCGCAACTATGGTCAACAAAGGATTAGAAGTTATCGAAGCGCATGTACTATTTGATTTTGCGTATGCTGATATTGATGTCGTGCTTCACCGTGAAAGCATTATTCATTCGATGGTTGAATTCCAAGATACAAGTGTGATGGCGCAACTTGGGACTCCAGATATGCGGGTACCAATTCAATACGCTTTATCTTATCCTGACCGCCTTCCGCGTCCTGAAGCTAAACGCTTAAATTTAGCTGAAATTGGTCAATTGAATTTCAAAGAAATGGACTACAAACGTTTCCGTGCATTGCAATTAGCATTTGATGCTGGAATTGCTGGCGGCACTATGACTACCGTTTTAAATGCTGCGAACGAACAAGCTGTTGCCTTATTCCTTAATGAAGAAATTACGTTTTTGCAGATTGAGGAAATGATTGAGCGCGCAATGGATCAGCACGAAGTTTTAGCCAATCCAGATTTGGAAACGATATTGCATGTGGATGCTGAAACAAGAAAATTCGTTAAAAAAATGCTAAAATGA
- a CDS encoding phosphatidate cytidylyltransferase encodes MKQRIITGAIAAAFFIPFVIYGGIPFILLVYMLGTVALQELLKMKGRSLRSIPGLISLIALYAFMLPTQWAQQVFEWTGYEKIEFAFLAVILLLIHTVIVKNSFTFDDAAFAILGTLYVGIGFFYFIETREASLSYLIFALLVVWFTDSGAYFTGRKIGKRKLWPEISPNKTIEGFVGGIIWAIGIALIFNYFIPLNHPILLIAIVTIIASIFGQMGDLVESALKRHFNVKDSGTILPGHGGILDRFDSILFVMPLLHFLHFI; translated from the coding sequence ATGAAACAACGGATTATAACAGGTGCTATTGCAGCGGCTTTTTTCATCCCTTTTGTTATTTATGGAGGCATTCCGTTTATATTACTTGTCTATATGTTAGGTACTGTAGCCTTGCAAGAATTATTGAAGATGAAAGGCCGGAGCTTACGGAGTATTCCTGGCCTTATTTCTCTAATAGCGCTTTATGCATTTATGCTCCCAACTCAATGGGCACAGCAAGTATTTGAATGGACTGGCTATGAAAAAATTGAATTTGCCTTTTTAGCTGTCATTTTGCTTTTAATACATACAGTAATTGTGAAAAATAGTTTTACTTTTGATGATGCGGCGTTTGCGATATTAGGAACGTTATATGTTGGAATTGGGTTCTTTTACTTTATTGAAACACGTGAAGCAAGTCTCAGTTATTTAATATTTGCATTATTAGTCGTGTGGTTTACCGATTCAGGCGCTTATTTTACAGGTCGTAAAATCGGAAAGCGAAAACTTTGGCCCGAAATTTCACCAAATAAAACGATCGAAGGGTTTGTTGGGGGAATTATTTGGGCAATTGGAATTGCTTTGATTTTTAATTATTTTATTCCTTTAAACCATCCGATTCTTTTAATCGCGATTGTTACAATCATCGCTTCCATCTTTGGCCAAATGGGAGATTTAGTGGAGTCTGCATTAAAACGTCATTTTAACGTGAAAGATTCAGGGACGATTTTGCCGGGGCATGGCGGAATATTGGATCGTTTTGACAGTATTTTGTTTGTGATGCCTTTGCTTCACTTTTTACATTTCATCTAA
- a CDS encoding isoprenyl transferase: MFNKLLKRNTDMVIENKGRSGLIPNEEVPAHIAIIMDGNGRWAKKRSLPRVAGHHEGMKTVRKVTKLANELGVSVLTLYAFSTENWKRPKIEVDFLMRLPEEFLTTFLPELVEENVRVEMMGYHENLPAHTLKAITKAKEATKNNTGLILNFALNYGSRAEIVDAVKGIAAQVAEGTLTLDDINEDLITGGLMTKGLPEPDLLIRTSGEVRLSNFMLWQLAYTEFWFTETLWPDFNEDSLLEAIQIYQNRNRRYGGLKGDEAK, from the coding sequence ATGTTTAATAAACTATTAAAAAGAAATACTGATATGGTCATAGAAAACAAAGGTCGCTCAGGCTTGATTCCGAATGAAGAAGTTCCAGCACATATTGCAATTATTATGGACGGAAATGGACGTTGGGCAAAAAAACGTTCATTGCCAAGAGTAGCTGGACACCATGAAGGAATGAAGACCGTGCGCAAAGTAACAAAGCTTGCCAATGAACTAGGGGTAAGTGTATTAACTTTGTATGCATTTTCCACAGAAAACTGGAAACGGCCAAAAATTGAAGTGGATTTTTTGATGCGCTTGCCAGAAGAATTTTTAACAACCTTTTTACCAGAATTAGTCGAAGAAAATGTACGCGTAGAAATGATGGGGTATCATGAGAATTTACCAGCACATACATTAAAAGCTATTACTAAGGCAAAAGAAGCGACTAAAAATAATACAGGACTTATATTAAATTTCGCATTAAATTATGGAAGTCGTGCAGAAATTGTGGATGCAGTTAAAGGTATCGCAGCACAAGTAGCTGAAGGTACGTTAACGCTTGATGATATAAACGAAGACTTGATTACGGGAGGGCTAATGACAAAAGGCTTGCCTGAACCGGATTTGTTGATTCGTACTAGTGGTGAAGTCCGTTTAAGTAATTTTATGCTTTGGCAATTGGCTTATACCGAGTTTTGGTTTACGGAAACCTTGTGGCCCGACTTTAATGAAGATTCCTTACTTGAGGCGATTCAAATATACCAAAATCGTAATCGCCGGTATGGAGGGTTGAAAGGAGACGAAGCGAAATGA
- the frr gene encoding ribosome recycling factor, with the protein MPKSVMNETESKMNNAIQAFSRDLAGIRAGRATPSILDKLTIDYYGSPTPVNQVAGISVPEARLIMIQPYDKSVLGDIEKAILKSDLGLSPSSDGSVIRLAVPALTEERRKDLVKQVKKEAEEAKIGIRNIRRDANDEFKKLEKKSEITVDDLRGYSDDVQKLTDDNIAKIDEMAKDKEKGIMEV; encoded by the coding sequence ATGCCGAAATCAGTAATGAATGAAACCGAATCTAAAATGAATAATGCAATTCAAGCTTTTTCACGCGATTTAGCAGGAATCCGTGCTGGTCGTGCAACGCCATCAATTTTGGATAAATTGACAATCGATTATTACGGTTCTCCAACACCAGTAAACCAAGTAGCAGGAATTTCGGTTCCAGAAGCTCGCTTGATTATGATCCAGCCTTATGACAAATCGGTTCTTGGAGATATCGAAAAAGCGATTCTTAAATCTGACTTAGGTTTAAGTCCATCAAGCGATGGTTCTGTTATACGTTTAGCTGTACCAGCTTTAACAGAAGAACGTCGTAAAGACCTCGTTAAGCAAGTGAAAAAAGAAGCTGAAGAAGCGAAAATTGGAATCCGCAATATTCGTCGCGATGCAAATGACGAGTTTAAAAAACTTGAGAAGAAAAGTGAAATTACAGTTGATGACTTACGTGGATATTCCGATGATGTTCAGAAATTGACAGATGACAACATTGCGAAAATCGATGAAATGGCCAAAGATAAAGAAAAAGGAATTATGGAAGTTTAA
- the pyrH gene encoding UMP kinase, whose amino-acid sequence MSVQQYKRIVLKLSGEAMAGGQGFGLSPEIIKSVASQVKEVVELGVEVAVVVGGGNIWRGKVGSEMGMDRATADYMGMLATVMNSLALQDSLEKQDVETRVLSSIEMRQVAEPYIRRRAIRHLEKKRVVIFAAGTGNPYFSTDTTAALRAAEIEADVILMAKNNVDGVYSADPKTDSTAVKYEELSYFDVIQQGLQVMDSTASTLCMDNDIPLVVFSIMEKGNIKRAVLGEKIGTVVRRTL is encoded by the coding sequence ATGAGTGTTCAGCAATATAAACGCATTGTATTAAAACTAAGTGGTGAAGCAATGGCAGGAGGACAGGGTTTCGGATTGTCCCCTGAAATTATCAAATCAGTAGCAAGCCAAGTAAAAGAAGTGGTAGAACTCGGAGTAGAAGTCGCAGTTGTTGTAGGCGGCGGTAACATTTGGAGAGGTAAAGTCGGTTCTGAAATGGGTATGGATCGCGCAACTGCTGATTATATGGGCATGTTGGCGACAGTTATGAACTCATTGGCTTTACAAGATTCATTAGAAAAACAGGACGTTGAAACACGTGTACTGTCATCTATCGAAATGCGCCAAGTAGCTGAACCATATATCCGCAGAAGAGCCATTCGTCATTTAGAGAAAAAACGAGTTGTTATTTTTGCAGCAGGTACAGGAAATCCTTACTTCTCAACTGATACAACAGCAGCATTGCGTGCGGCGGAAATTGAAGCCGATGTCATCTTAATGGCGAAAAACAATGTTGATGGTGTGTACTCAGCTGATCCGAAGACGGATTCGACTGCTGTGAAATATGAAGAGCTTTCTTATTTCGACGTGATTCAACAAGGTTTGCAAGTGATGGATTCAACTGCTTCTACACTTTGTATGGACAATGATATCCCACTCGTAGTATTCTCTATTATGGAAAAAGGAAATATAAAAAGAGCTGTACTTGGAGAAAAAATCGGTACAGTAGTGAGGAGAACATTATAA
- the tsf gene encoding translation elongation factor Ts: MAVTAQMVKELRAKTGAGMMDCKKALVQTDGDMEAAIDFLREKGLSSASKKADRIAAEGTTSILVKDNEAIIFEVNAETDFVAKNEGFQTLVSELGEHLITTKPATVEEANASTMSNGLTVADHISNAIAKIGEKITLRRFEIRTKTDADAFGPYLHMGGRISVLVVLENSTDSDAARDIAMHIAALNPKYISRDEVSADEVEHERKILTEQALNEGKPEKIVAKMVEGRLGKYFEDICLLDQAFVKNSDQKVRDFAASTGGTVKEFIRYEVGEGIEKREDNFADEVMSQVNKK, from the coding sequence ATGGCAGTTACAGCACAAATGGTAAAAGAATTACGCGCAAAAACAGGCGCAGGTATGATGGATTGCAAAAAAGCTTTAGTACAAACAGACGGTGATATGGAAGCAGCAATCGATTTCCTACGTGAAAAAGGTCTTTCAAGCGCATCTAAAAAAGCAGACCGTATTGCGGCTGAAGGAACAACTTCAATTCTTGTAAAAGATAATGAAGCTATTATCTTCGAAGTAAACGCAGAAACTGACTTTGTTGCGAAAAACGAAGGCTTCCAAACATTAGTATCAGAATTAGGAGAGCACTTGATCACAACTAAACCAGCTACAGTTGAAGAAGCTAACGCTTCTACAATGTCTAACGGTTTAACAGTTGCTGACCACATTTCAAACGCTATCGCTAAAATTGGTGAAAAAATCACTTTGCGTCGTTTTGAAATCCGTACGAAAACAGATGCAGATGCATTTGGACCATACCTACACATGGGCGGAAGAATTTCAGTATTAGTAGTTCTTGAAAACTCTACTGACTCAGATGCTGCGCGCGATATCGCTATGCACATTGCTGCTTTAAACCCTAAATACATTTCTCGTGACGAAGTTTCTGCTGATGAAGTAGAGCACGAGCGCAAAATTTTGACTGAGCAAGCATTAAACGAAGGCAAGCCTGAAAAAATCGTTGCTAAAATGGTTGAAGGCCGTCTTGGTAAATATTTCGAAGACATTTGCTTGCTTGACCAAGCATTCGTTAAAAACTCAGACCAAAAAGTTCGTGATTTCGCAGCTTCTACTGGTGGAACTGTTAAAGAATTCATCCGTTACGAAGTTGGAGAAGGAATCGAAAAACGTGAAGACAACTTTGCTGATGAAGTTATGAGCCAAGTTAACAAAAAATAA
- the rpsB gene encoding 30S ribosomal protein S2: MAVISMKQLLEAGVHFGHQTRRWNPKMKKYIFVERNGIYIIDLQKTVRKLEEAYSFMKQVGEEGGKVLFVGTKKQAQDAIKEEAERSGNYYINQRWLGGTLTNFGTIQKRVNRLKQIERMEEDGTFEVLPKKEVVQLKKQHERLVKFLGGIRDMSSLPDVMFVVDPRKERIAVAEAMKLNIPIVGIVDTNCDPDEIDYVIPANDDAIRAVKLLTGKMADALLESKPEEDEETQAESAE; the protein is encoded by the coding sequence ATGGCAGTAATCTCAATGAAACAATTGTTAGAAGCTGGTGTACACTTCGGTCACCAAACTCGTCGTTGGAACCCGAAAATGAAAAAATATATTTTCGTGGAGCGTAACGGTATCTACATCATCGATCTACAAAAAACAGTTCGCAAACTGGAAGAAGCTTATAGCTTCATGAAACAAGTTGGCGAAGAAGGCGGAAAAGTGCTTTTCGTTGGTACGAAAAAACAAGCTCAAGACGCTATTAAAGAAGAAGCAGAACGCTCTGGTAACTATTACATCAACCAACGTTGGTTGGGTGGAACACTTACTAACTTCGGTACAATCCAAAAACGTGTGAACCGTTTGAAACAAATCGAACGCATGGAAGAAGATGGAACTTTTGAAGTTCTACCGAAAAAAGAAGTTGTTCAGTTGAAAAAACAACACGAACGTCTTGTTAAATTCCTAGGCGGTATCCGTGACATGAGTTCACTACCGGACGTAATGTTCGTAGTTGACCCACGTAAAGAACGCATTGCAGTTGCAGAAGCAATGAAATTGAACATCCCGATCGTTGGTATCGTTGATACTAACTGTGATCCAGATGAAATCGATTATGTTATTCCTGCAAACGACGATGCAATTCGCGCAGTTAAATTGTTAACTGGTAAAATGGCGGATGCTTTACTTGAGTCAAAACCGGAAGAAGATGAAGAAACTCAAGCTGAATCTGCTGAGTAA
- the codY gene encoding GTP-sensing pleiotropic transcriptional regulator CodY, with protein MNLLGKTRRINSMLEAAGGKKVNFKDMAETLSEVIECNAFVVSRKGKVLGYAINQQIENERMKGMLEDRQFPAEYTQKLSNITETTENLDVNSEHTIFPVEERELFKDGLTTIVPINGGGERLGTLLLGRVEAEFHDDDLILGEYGATVVGMEILREKGDRIEEEARSKAVVQMAISSLSYSELEAIEHIFEELDGNEGLLVASKIADRVGITRSVIVNALRKLESAGVIESRSLGMKGTYIKVLNTKFLAELEQLKMN; from the coding sequence ATGAATTTATTAGGAAAAACAAGACGAATTAACTCGATGCTGGAAGCAGCAGGCGGAAAAAAAGTAAACTTTAAAGATATGGCTGAAACTTTGAGCGAAGTTATTGAATGTAACGCGTTCGTAGTAAGCCGTAAAGGTAAAGTGTTGGGTTATGCAATTAACCAACAAATCGAAAACGAACGTATGAAAGGTATGCTTGAAGATCGTCAGTTCCCAGCTGAGTATACTCAAAAACTTTCAAACATCACTGAAACAACTGAAAACTTGGACGTAAACAGTGAACATACGATCTTCCCAGTTGAAGAGCGTGAGTTGTTCAAAGATGGTCTTACAACAATCGTGCCAATTAACGGTGGCGGTGAGCGTCTTGGAACATTGCTTCTTGGTCGTGTAGAAGCAGAATTCCACGATGATGATTTAATTCTTGGAGAATACGGTGCAACAGTAGTAGGGATGGAAATCCTTCGCGAAAAAGGTGACCGCATTGAAGAGGAAGCACGTAGTAAAGCAGTTGTTCAAATGGCGATTTCTTCACTTTCATACAGTGAACTTGAAGCAATTGAGCACATTTTCGAAGAATTAGATGGCAACGAAGGATTACTAGTTGCATCTAAAATTGCTGACCGTGTAGGTATTACTCGTTCAGTAATCGTTAATGCACTTCGTAAACTTGAAAGTGCTGGCGTTATCGAATCACGTTCTCTAGGAATGAAAGGGACATACATTAAAGTATTAAACACAAAATTCCTTGCAGAACTTGAACAATTAAAAATGAACTAA